One window from the genome of Dyella sp. A6 encodes:
- a CDS encoding acyl-CoA dehydrogenase codes for MSVILTLLAALIASGACAYHRTSLRTWAVATVVATVVVGLLAHAPWTMALLVVIELAIGLPLLMPVFRRRQITAPLLKMFAKVTPKLSETEQTALEAGTVGFEGELFSGKPNWSNLLRQPRPELSTEEQAFLDGPVEELCAMVDDWQITHELADLPPEVWAFVKKHKFFGMIIPKQYGGLQFSALAHSAVLQKLSTVSATLSSTVAVPNSLGPAELLLHYGSDEQKDYYLPRLAVGEEIPCFALTGPYAGSDATSIPDYGIVCKQVVDGVETLGVKLTFDKRYITLAPVATVVGLAFRMYDPEHLLGDKDDLGITLALLPRSTPGLEIGRRHFPLNIPFQNGPIHGKDVFAPISTLIGGPQMAGHGWRMLVECLSVGRAISLPSNATGAMRASAAATGAYARMRKQFGLAIARFEGVEEALGRIGGLTYATAALSRATAAAVDRGEKPAVPSAIAKYHATEWARVVAGDTMDVHGGKAVQLGPKNYAGRGWSSVPIAITVEGANIMTRSLMIFGQGAIRCHPYVLKEMQALSIADYGERLRTFDKALFGHIGFGISNAVRSFAMGLSGGRMGDAAGDAYTRRYYRKLNRYSAALALCADTFMGVLGGKLKFKEKLSARLGDVLSYLYIASSMLKRYEDTDRPEADRPFLAWGFHECMWLIQNALDGAIRNFPVRPVAWLLRVLVFPLGRREVPPSDRLGRRVAALLTTPNEARGRLTEWVYLTPSTHNTVGRMNALLPDVIAAEPVERKFIKGLKAGQFTAHEYDGQLAEALQAGVLSQAEHDLLKRVHAAVFEFISVDDFDPSELRAAVTRADERKKLDAAA; via the coding sequence ATGTCCGTGATACTGACCTTGCTGGCCGCGCTCATCGCGAGCGGCGCCTGCGCCTACCATCGCACCAGCCTGCGCACCTGGGCGGTCGCCACCGTGGTCGCCACCGTGGTGGTCGGCCTGCTGGCGCACGCACCCTGGACCATGGCCCTGCTGGTAGTGATCGAGCTGGCCATCGGTCTGCCCCTGTTGATGCCGGTGTTCCGGCGCCGGCAGATCACCGCGCCGCTGCTGAAAATGTTCGCCAAGGTCACACCCAAGCTTTCCGAGACCGAGCAGACCGCACTGGAAGCCGGCACCGTGGGTTTCGAGGGCGAGCTGTTTTCCGGCAAGCCGAACTGGAGCAACCTGCTGCGCCAGCCACGTCCCGAGCTGAGCACCGAGGAACAGGCCTTTCTCGATGGCCCGGTCGAAGAACTGTGCGCGATGGTCGACGACTGGCAGATCACCCACGAGCTGGCGGACCTGCCACCGGAGGTGTGGGCATTCGTCAAGAAGCACAAATTCTTCGGCATGATCATCCCCAAGCAGTACGGCGGCCTGCAGTTCTCTGCGCTGGCGCATTCGGCGGTGCTGCAGAAGCTGTCCACGGTATCGGCCACATTGTCGTCGACGGTCGCTGTACCCAATTCGCTGGGTCCGGCCGAACTGCTGCTGCACTACGGCAGCGACGAGCAGAAGGACTACTACCTGCCGCGGCTGGCGGTCGGCGAGGAGATTCCCTGCTTCGCGCTCACCGGTCCGTATGCAGGCTCCGACGCGACCTCGATCCCGGACTACGGCATCGTCTGCAAGCAGGTGGTCGACGGTGTCGAGACGCTGGGCGTGAAGCTCACCTTCGACAAGCGTTACATCACGTTGGCGCCGGTCGCCACCGTGGTCGGTCTGGCCTTCCGCATGTACGACCCGGAGCACCTGCTGGGCGACAAGGACGACCTCGGCATCACCCTGGCGCTGCTGCCGCGCTCCACGCCGGGGCTGGAGATCGGCCGTCGCCACTTCCCGCTGAACATCCCGTTCCAGAACGGCCCGATCCACGGCAAGGACGTGTTCGCCCCGATCAGTACCCTGATCGGCGGTCCGCAGATGGCCGGGCACGGCTGGCGCATGCTGGTGGAGTGCCTGTCGGTGGGGCGTGCGATCTCGCTGCCTTCCAATGCCACCGGTGCGATGCGCGCCTCGGCGGCTGCCACCGGAGCCTATGCGCGCATGCGCAAGCAGTTCGGCCTGGCGATCGCCCGTTTCGAGGGCGTGGAAGAAGCGCTGGGCCGCATCGGTGGCCTGACCTACGCCACCGCCGCACTGTCGCGGGCCACCGCTGCCGCGGTGGATCGTGGCGAGAAGCCGGCCGTGCCCTCGGCCATCGCCAAGTACCACGCGACCGAGTGGGCGCGCGTGGTCGCCGGCGACACCATGGACGTGCACGGCGGCAAGGCGGTCCAGCTGGGTCCGAAGAACTATGCCGGGCGCGGCTGGTCGAGCGTGCCTATTGCGATCACCGTGGAAGGCGCGAACATCATGACGCGCAGCCTGATGATCTTCGGCCAGGGTGCGATCCGTTGCCATCCCTACGTGCTGAAGGAAATGCAGGCGCTGTCCATCGCCGACTACGGCGAGCGCCTGCGCACCTTCGACAAGGCCCTGTTCGGCCATATCGGGTTCGGCATCTCCAACGCCGTGCGCAGCTTTGCCATGGGGCTGTCCGGTGGCCGCATGGGCGATGCCGCGGGCGATGCCTATACCCGCCGCTATTACCGCAAGCTCAACCGCTATTCCGCCGCGCTGGCGCTGTGCGCCGACACCTTCATGGGCGTGCTGGGCGGCAAGCTCAAGTTCAAGGAGAAACTGTCCGCGCGGCTGGGCGACGTGCTCAGCTACCTGTACATCGCCAGCAGCATGCTGAAGCGCTACGAGGACACTGACCGTCCCGAGGCCGATCGTCCGTTCCTGGCCTGGGGTTTCCATGAGTGCATGTGGCTGATCCAGAACGCTCTCGACGGTGCCATCCGCAACTTCCCGGTACGCCCGGTGGCATGGCTGCTGCGTGTGCTGGTGTTTCCGCTGGGCCGTCGCGAAGTGCCGCCGTCGGATCGTCTGGGCCGCCGCGTCGCCGCCCTGCTGACCACGCCGAACGAGGCGCGCGGTCGCCTCACCGAGTGGGTTTACCTGACGCCGTCGACGCACAACACGGTGGGTCGCATGAATGCGTTGCTGCCCGATGTGATCGCTGCCGAGCCGGTGGAGCGGAAGTTCATCAAGGGCCTGAAAGCCGGCCAGTTCACGGCGCACGAATATGACGGCCAGCTGGCCGAGGCGCTGCAGGCCGGCGTGCTCAGCCAGGCCGAGCACGACCTGCTGAAGCGTGTGCACGCGGCCGTGTTCGAGTTCATTTCGGTGGACGATTTCGACCCGTCCGAACTGCGCGCGGCGGTGACCCGTGCGGACGAGCGCAAGAAACTGGACGCGGCCGCCTGA
- a CDS encoding alpha/beta fold hydrolase has protein sequence MRMDKFTGQMQHFASPDGTQLAVESHDAAGALPLLFAHGFGQTRGAWGGTANALARQGYPCVTYDARGHGESAHVADGRYHMQQFADDLLALASAQVQPPVLVGASMGGLLGLVVAGETRPSPFRAMVLVDITPRWETSGVERILAFMQAHPDGFADYADAAAQIAAYLPHRAGRKSEAQLQPLLREGRDGRLRWHWDPALLAGDLVRESERYQPRLLAAAANVDVPVLLLSGERSDVVSHATVEEFLHLVPHARHVQVAGATHMVAGDANDAFTREIAGFINTLKNDEGARIGQGVG, from the coding sequence ATGCGTATGGATAAGTTCACTGGCCAGATGCAGCATTTCGCATCCCCCGACGGCACGCAGCTGGCGGTGGAGTCGCATGATGCTGCCGGTGCGCTGCCGCTGTTGTTTGCGCATGGCTTTGGCCAGACCCGGGGTGCCTGGGGCGGTACGGCGAATGCATTGGCGCGCCAGGGCTATCCGTGCGTGACCTACGATGCGCGCGGTCACGGCGAAAGTGCCCATGTGGCCGATGGCAGGTACCACATGCAGCAATTTGCCGACGACCTGCTGGCGCTGGCCAGCGCGCAGGTGCAGCCGCCGGTGCTGGTCGGCGCGTCGATGGGTGGCCTGCTGGGCCTGGTGGTGGCCGGTGAGACACGACCGTCACCGTTCCGTGCGATGGTGCTGGTGGATATCACGCCACGCTGGGAGACCTCCGGCGTGGAGCGGATTCTCGCCTTCATGCAGGCGCATCCGGACGGCTTTGCCGACTATGCGGACGCCGCGGCGCAGATCGCTGCCTATCTGCCGCATCGTGCCGGACGCAAGAGCGAAGCGCAGCTGCAGCCGCTGCTGCGCGAAGGCCGGGATGGTCGTCTGCGCTGGCACTGGGATCCGGCCTTGCTGGCCGGCGATCTGGTGCGCGAAAGCGAGCGTTACCAGCCACGCCTGCTGGCTGCGGCTGCGAACGTGGACGTGCCGGTGCTGTTGCTGTCCGGCGAGCGCAGCGACGTGGTATCACATGCCACTGTCGAGGAATTCCTGCACCTGGTGCCGCATGCGCGCCATGTGCAGGTGGCCGGTGCCACGCACATGGTGGCCGGCGATGCGAACGACGCGTTCACGCGCGAGATCGCAGGCTTCATCAACACACTGAAGAACGACGAGGGCGCCCGGATCGGCCAGGGCGTCGGCTAA
- a CDS encoding helix-turn-helix domain-containing protein has product MNVTSKPERSRLSAEDWEEAALVLIAEQGVGALAVEALARQLGVTKGSFYWHFRTREALLQAALERWEQYGEREVLGQIEAIADPRERLPELFRRVAHELQPHRVYAALLKALDHPLVVPVMARVSQRRTEFLNTAYREAGLPPKEAINRARLTYAAYVGFLQLNFTLGLPRLGHDEFDAYVEHMIHTLIPS; this is encoded by the coding sequence ATGAATGTCACCAGCAAACCGGAACGCTCCCGCCTCTCCGCCGAGGATTGGGAAGAAGCTGCCCTCGTCCTGATTGCCGAACAGGGCGTCGGCGCACTGGCCGTCGAGGCCCTGGCCCGCCAGCTTGGCGTCACCAAGGGCAGTTTCTACTGGCACTTCCGCACCCGCGAAGCCTTGCTTCAAGCCGCACTCGAACGCTGGGAGCAGTATGGCGAGCGCGAGGTGCTGGGCCAGATCGAGGCCATCGCCGATCCACGCGAACGCCTGCCGGAGCTGTTCCGGCGCGTCGCGCACGAACTGCAGCCGCATCGGGTGTACGCCGCCCTGCTGAAAGCGCTGGACCACCCGCTGGTGGTGCCGGTGATGGCGCGCGTGTCACAGCGACGTACCGAGTTCCTCAACACCGCGTACCGCGAAGCGGGTCTGCCGCCCAAGGAGGCGATCAACCGCGCACGCCTCACCTATGCCGCCTACGTTGGTTTCCTGCAGCTGAACTTCACGCTGGGTCTGCCGCGTCTGGGGCACGACGAATTCGATGCCTACGTCGAACACATGATCCATACCCTGATCCCGTCGTGA
- a CDS encoding phosphoenolpyruvate carboxykinase (GTP) — translation MPSTLEALTRWVDKVASLTQPAQIHWCDGSESEYRALVQQMLADGTLIELNQQSHPGCYLHRSNPGDVARVEHLTFVCHARREDAGPNNHWMDPAEAHAKMDALFDGCMEGRTLYVIPYCMGPIDSPLSRCGVEITDSPYVVANMRIMTRMGAAALKRIEREGTFVKGLHSTGELDPERRFIMHFPEERTIKSYGSGYGGNALLGKKCHALRIASHQARDEGWLAEHMLIVGIENPQGETHYIAAAFPSACGKTNLAMLIPPEGYRRDGWKVWTVGDDICWMRPGQDGRLYAINPEAGFFGVAPGTSDSTNPNALATVAHDTIFTNVAVTADNQPWWEGLPGQPVTDWRGRPYDPANGPAAHPNSRFTVSAKQCPTWSPKAEDAQGVPISAIVFGGRRPSLLPLVMEARDWSHGVLMGAAMGSETTAAATGAVGVLRRDSMAMKPFCGYHYGDYFAHWLSFDKAGAVLPKVFHVNWFRKDAEGRFLWPGFGENLRVLEWMIARVKGDAPGVDTAIGILPARDELNLDGLSLTPGQLDELLAVDSEGWQAELEAIGDYLQSFEPRLPTRLRREQQDIATSLEGRTAAASA, via the coding sequence ATGCCGAGCACGCTGGAAGCACTTACCCGCTGGGTCGACAAAGTAGCCTCGCTGACCCAACCGGCACAGATCCACTGGTGCGACGGTTCCGAGTCCGAGTACCGCGCACTGGTGCAGCAGATGCTGGCAGACGGCACTTTGATCGAGCTGAACCAGCAGAGCCACCCGGGCTGCTATCTGCACCGCTCGAACCCGGGCGACGTGGCACGGGTGGAACACCTCACGTTTGTCTGCCATGCCAGACGCGAGGACGCTGGCCCCAACAACCACTGGATGGACCCAGCCGAGGCGCACGCGAAGATGGACGCGCTGTTCGACGGCTGCATGGAAGGCCGCACCCTTTACGTGATCCCCTATTGCATGGGCCCGATCGATTCACCGCTGTCGCGTTGCGGCGTGGAGATCACCGACAGCCCGTACGTGGTCGCCAACATGCGCATCATGACCCGCATGGGCGCCGCCGCGTTGAAACGCATCGAACGCGAAGGCACGTTCGTGAAAGGCCTGCACTCGACCGGCGAGCTCGACCCGGAACGCCGCTTCATCATGCATTTTCCGGAAGAGCGCACTATCAAGTCCTACGGCTCCGGTTACGGTGGCAATGCCCTGCTCGGCAAGAAGTGCCATGCCCTGCGCATCGCCAGCCACCAGGCCCGCGACGAGGGCTGGCTGGCCGAGCACATGCTGATCGTGGGCATCGAAAATCCGCAGGGCGAGACCCACTACATCGCCGCAGCCTTCCCTTCCGCTTGCGGCAAGACCAACCTGGCCATGCTGATTCCGCCCGAAGGCTATCGCCGCGATGGCTGGAAAGTATGGACGGTCGGCGACGACATCTGCTGGATGCGTCCCGGCCAGGATGGGCGCCTGTACGCGATCAACCCCGAAGCGGGCTTCTTCGGCGTGGCACCGGGCACCAGCGACAGCACCAACCCCAATGCGCTGGCTACCGTGGCACACGACACCATCTTTACCAACGTCGCTGTCACCGCCGACAACCAGCCCTGGTGGGAAGGCCTGCCGGGGCAACCGGTCACCGACTGGCGGGGCCGTCCCTACGACCCCGCCAACGGCCCGGCCGCGCACCCCAACTCACGCTTCACGGTCAGCGCGAAGCAGTGCCCCACCTGGTCGCCAAAAGCAGAGGATGCCCAGGGCGTGCCGATCAGTGCGATCGTCTTCGGCGGTCGTCGCCCCTCCTTGCTGCCGCTGGTGATGGAGGCGCGCGACTGGTCCCATGGCGTGCTGATGGGCGCCGCCATGGGCTCCGAAACCACCGCTGCCGCAACTGGTGCAGTCGGCGTATTGCGCCGTGACTCGATGGCGATGAAACCGTTCTGCGGGTATCACTACGGCGACTATTTCGCGCACTGGCTTTCCTTCGACAAGGCCGGCGCTGTCTTGCCGAAGGTGTTCCACGTCAACTGGTTCCGCAAGGACGCCGAGGGCCGCTTCCTGTGGCCAGGCTTTGGCGAGAACCTGCGCGTGCTGGAATGGATGATCGCCCGCGTGAAAGGCGACGCACCTGGTGTCGACACGGCCATCGGCATCCTGCCGGCCCGCGACGAGCTGAATCTCGATGGCCTGTCGCTGACGCCCGGACAGCTCGACGAACTGCTCGCCGTGGACAGCGAGGGATGGCAAGCCGAGCTGGAGGCGATTGGCGATTACCTGCAGAGCTTCGAACCGCGCCTGCCGACCCGCCTGCGTCGCGAGCAGCAGGACATCGCCACGTCACTGGAAGGCCGGACCGCTGCCGCCAGCGCCTGA
- a CDS encoding RNA polymerase sigma factor, whose amino-acid sequence MPAATVAEYPDAADVLAAAGGDRLAFRRLYQRHVARVHGAIYRLCGYDHARAEDLTQEAFVRAWQKLGSFRGQSAFGTWLYRLAVNVALMDLRARGADPVGFMDEEDLPEPGETPFCAAERDELARAISQLPPRARAVLVLHDVEGWTHEDIGLELGMATGSSKAQLHRARGLLRKLLGAS is encoded by the coding sequence ATGCCAGCTGCGACCGTCGCGGAATACCCGGATGCGGCCGACGTACTGGCTGCGGCCGGTGGTGACCGCCTGGCATTCAGGCGGCTTTACCAGCGCCATGTCGCGCGTGTGCACGGCGCCATCTACCGACTGTGCGGCTACGATCACGCCCGCGCCGAGGACCTGACCCAGGAAGCCTTCGTTCGCGCCTGGCAGAAGCTCGGCAGTTTTCGTGGCCAAAGCGCCTTCGGCACCTGGCTGTACCGACTTGCGGTGAATGTCGCGCTGATGGACCTGCGGGCGCGTGGTGCCGATCCGGTCGGCTTCATGGACGAAGAGGATCTGCCCGAACCGGGCGAAACGCCGTTCTGCGCAGCCGAACGCGACGAACTCGCGCGCGCGATCAGCCAGCTTCCGCCTCGCGCCCGTGCCGTGCTCGTGCTGCACGACGTGGAAGGCTGGACACATGAAGATATCGGCCTCGAACTGGGTATGGCGACAGGCTCGTCGAAAGCGCAGCTGCACCGCGCTCGTGGCCTGCTGCGCAAGCTACTGGGAGCATCGTGA
- a CDS encoding DUF4097 family beta strand repeat-containing protein, with protein MKTARHLTLLLFLAATPALADTPIQLQHAASPSVHVSISNTVGDVHVTGWDRNEVQVTGDLGNGARPLAITGDDSHLEIKVQPKGGGGWFNWNSSNSMGSTTLDVHVPVGASLHVNVVSSSAAIDGLRGGSIKLDSISGRVRIDARTPSLEVDSVSGGVTFSGHADHADLQTVSGDIVAPSIGLDASLQTVSGHIQAGGGPWKQFKLSTVSGDANVNGSMAPDGQIDIDSMSGDIDLRLPTDLSSTIHASTFSGDLHSDFGTPKTSQHGPGSSLVVTVGQGNGSVKAETFSGDLRIHKQN; from the coding sequence ATGAAAACCGCCCGCCACCTTACCCTGCTGCTTTTCCTCGCCGCCACGCCGGCCCTCGCCGACACACCGATCCAGTTGCAGCACGCCGCTTCGCCCTCGGTACACGTCAGCATCAGCAATACGGTGGGCGACGTGCACGTGACCGGGTGGGACCGCAATGAAGTCCAGGTGACCGGCGACCTGGGCAATGGCGCACGCCCGCTGGCGATCACCGGTGATGACAGCCACCTCGAGATCAAGGTGCAGCCCAAGGGCGGTGGTGGCTGGTTCAACTGGAACAGCAGCAACAGCATGGGGTCCACCACGCTGGACGTACATGTTCCGGTCGGTGCATCGCTCCACGTGAATGTGGTGAGCTCGTCGGCCGCGATCGACGGCCTGCGCGGCGGCAGCATCAAGCTCGACTCGATCAGCGGACGCGTACGCATAGACGCGCGGACACCCTCGCTGGAGGTCGACAGCGTGAGTGGTGGCGTCACCTTCTCGGGGCATGCGGATCATGCCGACCTGCAGACCGTCAGTGGCGATATCGTGGCGCCCTCGATCGGCCTCGATGCCAGCCTGCAGACCGTCTCCGGACACATCCAGGCCGGCGGCGGTCCATGGAAGCAGTTCAAGCTCAGCACGGTTTCCGGGGACGCCAATGTCAACGGCAGCATGGCCCCCGATGGGCAGATCGACATCGACAGCATGAGCGGGGATATCGACCTACGCCTGCCGACCGATCTCTCCAGCACGATCCACGCCAGCACCTTCAGCGGCGACCTGCATAGCGACTTCGGCACGCCGAAGACCTCGCAACACGGGCCCGGCAGTTCACTTGTCGTGACGGTCGGCCAAGGCAATGGGTCGGTCAAGGCGGAAACCTTCAGCGGCGACCTGCGGATTCACAAGCAGAACTGA
- a CDS encoding EAL domain-containing protein gives MSSVPDSGSDPTCRLTGAETAVLRECAEKLCCASDASSIQDICAGAVQQLGIAGYLRWRKTHEIADSAAHAVDLATDPQGTRTLSLVTDQPLEAAHRENMTWLGRLATNRLRQQAETGRLYEAISRLALAERLQRALYAIAEQAASSHSMPEMMRALHNIVASLMYAENFFVVLQDPMTGAVRFPYYVDTLDQHPPGAEQDIPFEDIRYSLSWNLLEGGQPIMGSMQELKRQFHGRFKLIGPACEHCLAVPLRRNDRVAGGIVIQSYRTDTRYNQQDMELLGYVAQHVQTALERREAQSDLEHRVADRTAALRAANRVLRQQVLQRQRGEQLQAALFRIAELASTPENREDFYAAMHSVIGSLLYARNFYIALYDSKEQQITFPYSVDEIDTDRMPRKPGRGATEYVMRHGKPLLADRETFDRLAEDGECVQTGARSVCWLGVPLVWDNQVKGALVVQSYSPEHVYDERDQELLTFVGYHVANALQRKHIADSLKQAYAGLERRVTERTRALALANRDLREQIAERERVERRLKYETLHDSLTGLPNRTFLLQRMEHALQKYLKDSAALFAVLFIDLDRFKVINDSVGHLVGDDLLFQVGGRIRACLKTRDVVARLGGDEFAVLLGNVDSQATAVQVAERIISELQMPFRLGAKEVFTSASVGIAIAGPHYQRPEELLRDADSAMYRAKDAGRHCTAVFDDRLRYEALSLLEMEGDLRRGLNRREFVPFYQPVVTLEDGRTVGYEALLRWRHPERGLLTPGDFLAVAEESGSAESIDWQIFEQVCVHARSLASEQTFISFNVSGRHFRSPDLDRRLLDLFKAHQVSPSHLRIEVTEHTLLENPAQVRRILGNLRAHGVGIALDDFGTGYSSLSYLHQYPIQTLKIDRSFIVEMEHEGGIAVVRAIQVLADSLGMQVIAEGIEEEQQREALLQIGSRYGQGFLFSVPRAAEDWIGRALVAAS, from the coding sequence ATGAGTTCAGTGCCTGACAGCGGTTCCGACCCGACCTGCCGGCTCACCGGGGCTGAGACAGCAGTGCTGCGCGAGTGCGCGGAAAAGCTGTGCTGCGCATCCGACGCATCATCGATCCAGGACATATGCGCCGGGGCCGTGCAGCAGTTGGGCATTGCCGGCTACCTGCGCTGGCGGAAAACGCATGAAATTGCGGACAGCGCCGCACATGCAGTGGACCTGGCAACCGACCCCCAGGGCACCCGGACATTGTCACTGGTCACAGACCAGCCGCTCGAAGCGGCACATCGCGAAAACATGACCTGGCTGGGACGTCTGGCCACGAACCGGCTGCGTCAACAGGCCGAAACCGGACGTCTCTACGAGGCCATTTCCCGGCTTGCGTTGGCCGAACGCCTGCAGCGGGCGCTGTATGCGATTGCCGAGCAGGCCGCATCGTCGCACTCCATGCCTGAGATGATGCGCGCGCTGCACAATATCGTGGCCAGCCTGATGTACGCGGAAAATTTCTTCGTCGTGCTGCAGGACCCCATGACCGGCGCCGTGCGCTTCCCCTACTACGTGGACACGCTCGATCAGCACCCGCCCGGAGCCGAGCAGGACATTCCGTTCGAGGACATCCGCTACAGTCTGAGCTGGAACCTGCTCGAGGGCGGGCAGCCCATCATGGGCTCGATGCAGGAGCTCAAGCGCCAGTTCCACGGCCGCTTCAAGCTGATCGGCCCGGCCTGCGAGCACTGCCTGGCCGTCCCCTTGCGGCGCAACGACCGGGTCGCGGGCGGCATTGTCATCCAGAGCTACCGCACCGACACCCGCTACAACCAGCAGGACATGGAACTGCTCGGCTACGTGGCGCAACACGTGCAGACCGCGCTCGAGCGGCGCGAGGCCCAGTCTGACCTGGAGCACCGCGTCGCCGACCGCACGGCAGCGCTGCGCGCAGCCAACCGCGTACTTCGCCAGCAGGTCCTGCAACGGCAACGCGGCGAACAGCTGCAGGCGGCCCTGTTCCGCATTGCCGAACTGGCCAGCACGCCGGAAAACCGCGAGGATTTCTATGCCGCCATGCACAGCGTGATCGGCAGCCTGCTGTACGCCCGCAATTTCTACATCGCCCTGTACGACAGCAAGGAACAGCAGATCACCTTTCCGTATTCGGTGGACGAAATCGACACCGACCGGATGCCGCGCAAACCCGGCCGTGGTGCCACCGAATACGTGATGCGCCACGGCAAGCCGCTGCTGGCCGACCGCGAAACCTTCGACCGGCTCGCCGAAGATGGCGAGTGCGTACAGACCGGGGCGCGCTCGGTGTGCTGGCTGGGCGTTCCGCTGGTCTGGGACAACCAGGTGAAAGGCGCGCTGGTGGTACAGAGCTATTCGCCCGAGCATGTCTACGATGAGCGCGACCAGGAGCTGCTGACCTTCGTTGGCTACCACGTCGCCAATGCCCTGCAGCGCAAGCACATCGCCGACTCGCTGAAACAGGCCTATGCCGGCCTCGAGCGACGCGTCACCGAGCGCACCCGCGCACTCGCACTGGCCAACCGCGACCTGCGCGAACAGATCGCCGAACGTGAGCGCGTGGAGCGGCGGCTCAAGTACGAGACCCTGCACGACTCGTTGACCGGGCTTCCCAACCGCACCTTCCTGCTCCAGCGGATGGAGCATGCGCTGCAGAAATATCTGAAGGATTCCGCGGCGTTGTTCGCGGTGCTGTTCATCGACCTGGACCGATTCAAGGTCATCAACGACTCGGTCGGCCACCTGGTCGGCGACGACCTGCTGTTCCAGGTCGGTGGCCGTATCCGCGCCTGCCTCAAGACCCGCGACGTGGTGGCCCGCCTGGGCGGCGACGAATTTGCCGTCTTGCTCGGCAATGTGGACAGCCAGGCCACTGCCGTGCAGGTTGCCGAACGCATCATCAGCGAGCTGCAGATGCCTTTCCGGCTTGGTGCCAAGGAGGTATTCACCTCCGCCTCGGTCGGCATCGCCATCGCGGGCCCGCACTACCAGCGTCCGGAGGAACTGCTGCGTGACGCCGACTCGGCCATGTACCGGGCCAAGGACGCCGGCCGTCACTGCACGGCCGTGTTCGACGACCGCCTGCGCTATGAGGCGCTGTCGTTGCTGGAAATGGAGGGCGACCTGCGACGTGGGCTCAACCGCCGCGAATTTGTGCCGTTCTACCAGCCCGTGGTCACACTGGAAGATGGTCGCACCGTGGGTTACGAAGCGCTGCTGCGCTGGCGCCATCCCGAGCGCGGGTTGCTCACGCCCGGCGATTTCCTGGCGGTGGCCGAGGAGAGCGGCAGCGCCGAAAGCATCGACTGGCAGATCTTCGAACAGGTCTGCGTGCATGCGCGGTCGCTGGCCAGTGAACAGACCTTCATCAGCTTCAATGTCTCGGGCCGGCATTTCCGTTCGCCCGATCTGGACCGTCGACTGCTGGACCTGTTCAAGGCCCACCAGGTGTCGCCCAGCCATCTGCGCATCGAGGTCACCGAGCACACCCTGCTGGAAAACCCGGCGCAGGTCAGGCGCATCCTGGGCAACCTGCGCGCGCACGGCGTCGGCATCGCGCTGGACGACTTCGGTACCGGCTATTCGTCATTGAGCTATCTGCACCAGTACCCGATCCAGACCCTCAAGATCGACCGCTCGTTCATCGTCGAGATGGAGCACGAGGGCGGCATCGCGGTGGTACGCGCAATCCAGGTGCTGGCGGACTCGCTGGGCATGCAGGTGATCGCCGAAGGCATCGAGGAAGAGCAGCAGCGCGAGGCGCTGCTGCAGATCGGCAGCCGTTACGGGCAAGGCTTCCTGTTTTCCGTACCCCGCGCAGCCGAAGACTGGATCGGACGCGCGCTGGTGGCGGCCAGCTGA